The genomic region tcaaataaatttttcattaCTAACTATGATGATGAAAGCAAAGAGTTGGATGTATCTAAGGAAGTTGTAATTAAAAGGGAAGCACCACCAGCTGAACCTGCAAAACCTGCTGAACCGAAACCGAAACCGAAACCTGAACCTGCTAAGGAACCAGCAGCTGTACCTGAGCCTGAAAATACAATCGAACCAGTTTCAGTAACTATTCCTACACTCTCACCTGTAGaacttaaaattaataagaGTAGCGCtgaaaatgaatttgattATGATGACATTGGTGTGTACAAAACGTTCAGTTGTAGGCAAGGTTTTGGATTCAACAAAATAGTAAATCCAAAAACATTCGGTGCCGATGAAGTTATATGGCAGTCTTCTGGAAACGACTATGCAACCAAGGTTAGATTTAAGGAAACCTCTGGTACTAAAGAAAAACAAATTCTCCTATTTCTTGCCAGCATGAAATATGTGTTTCTCCACTCTGATAAAGGTAAACCATTTCAGAACGTAACTAGTGATAGGCATAAATTCTATAACCTAAAGGTTTATACTCTCCAAAATGATGTTGAAAAAATTGCAAAACCAGATCAATATACTATATCTTTATATCATATGTCAATTGGATGtacaattaaaaatgaatatccctgtagtaaaattatctaCGAAGATAAAGTAGTTTATAAAAAAGATGATTATCAAGATTTGGGACAAATAAAGGGTGTTTATCTAGATCTCATTAGAAATAGCATGTATGTAATTGGTATTAATGATCAAACCAAAGTATTGGAAGCCATGAAAACCGCAAAAGAATTTACACTCAATATAAGAAAGGATGAAAGTACTGATGAATTCGATTTCATTCAAGATTATCAGAAAAATGTTAGAATATTCACAGCTAGAGGTAACGCCGTTTTTACTAAAGTTATCAGGGGTGTTAGGATAGGTTCTGATGAACTAATTTGGGAGTCGAAAGACATCAAAGTATATGGTACCAAAGTTGTTACTGATGGTCTTAGTGATTTTAAAAGGGCTAAAAATGTAACAATACATCTTTCTAATGGTGATGTCAAACATCTGAATTATTCAGATGGAAAATGGATTCAGGCTTCTAACAAGATATCACTTGACATTACCAAGACTGAGAGTTCCATTGAGTTTGATTTTTATACTAAAGATGAATTTACAACATTTACTGCAAAAGatgtttatttattcaataaagTGATAGAGTCAAAAACCATTGGTACAGAGACAGTTATTTGGGAAACCACAAATACTAGTGAATATTCCAAAAAGGTAACATTGATGGTTACAGGTGATGAGAAATACATGGGATTGCTAAGAACAGACGATGATGTAATATTGTTACATAAACCACCTAACAGTGATACATGGGACAATATTACCTCAAAAGTAACAAAAATATCCGAACTTAAGATGTCATATTATGATCCTTCAGGCTCATACTTCATGTTAAAACCTGAAAAATATAAGGTAgcatttaataatttactttaTGGTTATGAGTTCAATTCTGGAGTTGATTGTCATCTTGTAAAATTTGGTGATAAACTTTTATGGAGTCATAGTGAtgacaaatttaaaaatataaaggGAGTTTATGTCTACCTTCGTAACAACAATTTTTTTGTTGTGGGTCCTTCAGGTGAGAAAAAAGAAATAACTTTAAGGAGTTTGTCTTCTGGAAAAGACGaggaagatgaagatgatggTGATAAAGAGACCAAACTGAAGGAAGATGATCAAACGAAAGAGGATGATAAATCGAAAGAGGATCAAGATCAAGATGAATCTTCAGAATCTTCAACCTCTGTAACTTTAGTAGAACTTGACATCACCAAGACTGAGACTACAAACGAGTATGATTATGAAGAGAAAGATGATAATCATGTCTTTAAAGCTAAAACAGGTTTTAAGTTTTCGAAAGTTAAAAAAGGCACTCATGAGCTTAAAGATTTGTCTAGTCCTCACTCAATCAAGATCACTGCCAACTATAATCAAGCAGGaaaaattttgttataCGTATACAGGACTAATAAAGACTTTGAATTCTCACTTGTTAATGATCCGGACCCATCTTCGAGTCAAGCTTCAGTTCCATCAGAATCTGGAACACTTTTGGCAGGCCAATCCAAAATTGTTTCTGATCaatttaaacttttaaCCGAGGATGATTCAGGTACTTCTCAAGAATTTGATAAGCAAAAATTAACTACTGAACAACAACTTGAATCCCATTTGATAAACTATAAGTTTCCTCATAATGCCAAATGCTCTGAAGTTACATATAAAAATGCTACTGTATGGAAACATGATGAATCCATCCatggaaaaaattatctaaCAAATGTATTCTTAAATACCAACACTAGTTTTCTCATGGTAGAGTCTCAAGGTCgttatcaatattattttacacttTTGAATGATGAGTGGAAATGTATTTCTGGTTACAGATCACATGCATTGAAGCCTTTATCTCTTGATTcactaaaaatatttactTTGAATCAGTTTGGTTTAATAAGTGCTGATGACGATACCCAGTTTACCAAGAAGGTTGATGGAAGTGTCAtcacatttaaatttaaaacagGGGCCAAATGTGTATCTGTTAAATATCGTGGAGATGAATTATGGTCCCATAACAATAAAGATCATGAAGAACATTATCCAGATACAATCATTGTTAATACTAATCAAGAATTTCTTACCTTGGAGAGTACCAATGTATACCGTTATGTATTCAGTCATTATGATGGAAAGTTTACGTGTATTTTTGCCTACAAATCAAGTCTTTCTCAACCGATAGAAAAAGGAAAATTGAAACTTTCTAAAGTTGGTAAACTAGGACTTATGGAACCTATTGTGTCATCAGACTACGAAGTTAAAGAGTCAGATactgaatataaatttaagttcAATGATGTTATCTGTAAGAAGATCATGTATGGAGAAGAAgttgtttggaaacataCTGATGATGCTAATTTTTCAACGATAAGGAAATTTAGACTGGGACTTGTTACAAACAACTTCTGTGTCACGAATTCCAATGATGAGACAAAGCAACTAGACATCAAGGTTACTCTTAACCTCAATGCACTTCAAAAGTCTGAGACCACTGATAAGTTCGTACACACTGACGAGAATGGTGTCGTCACATACAGACCCAAGTCTGGCTGTATACTAACTAAGGTCACTGAAGGTCCTAAGGATGTTTGGACAGCCAGTGGTACTGAATGTGCTACCCAGGTTAGGATTAGGTCCGATGATCAGAAGAAATACCTAGCCATACTACTGGGTGatggtaattttaaattcttcCAAAAGGAATCCGATAACTGGAGCGAAATCTCTGACGATAATCTACTTAAAGACCATACCCCTAACTTTCCTGCTGCTAAGTCCCAAACTCAAACTTCATCCACTAAACCTGTTGCCAAACCAGCAGTCACATCCGCTACCAAAGTTACTCTGGACATCTCCAAGACTCAGTCCACTAATGAGTTCGACTTTACTGATCAGAATGGAGTTGTTACTTATACTCCTAAGGATGACCACCTGTTCTCTAAGGTATCTCAAGGTACCACTGATATCTGGgaatctaaaaataatgtcTATGGTACTTTGTTAATGATTAAATCTGAAAATAACGTTAAATACCTATCCATGCTAATGACCAATAAGATGTTCAAACTATTCaaacttgaaaataatgaatgGCAAGATATAACTTCTGATAGACTAGATATTACCAAACTCAAGTTCCTTGGAGAAGGTGATACTGAACTCTCCAAGACTGATTATACAGTTAGTATTGTTGAGAACTCATATGAATTCAAGTTCACTTCTGATCCAAAGTGTACCTGTATTAAGTATAATGATACCGAGGTTTGGAAACATAGCAGTCAACATGGAGATAAGTTTCCAACTTCTGTTTCATTTAACAATCTGAATAGAAACTATCTTGTTGTTGAGTCATCTAGGAGTTATcgtaaaatatttcaattcGAAAATAAcgaatttaaatcattagGTGCTaatcaaaaattaaaccATGATCATAATTCCACAGGAGTCTTTGATCCCTCCAAATTGAAGTTCATGACTACAGATCAGGACACCAGTAAACTTGTTGAGCTTACACTGAGCCAATATACTGTACAACAACCGACACTTATTacatacaaatttaatgattCTGTCAAATGTGCTGAAGTCAGATATGATGATCTTTTAGTTTGGAAATATTTAAGTACTGATCACGAAGAGGAGTTTCCAACAGCTGTTGTTTTGAACAGAGcaaaaaattatatcttTGTAGAATCTTCACATTACTACAGATATGTCTattcatattataataGGCGTTGGAAAGAATTACCATTCGGTTTTAAAACACTAAACATTTtctttgataaatttaaaatgcTCACCAAGGCCCCCACTGACTCAAATAAACTTGTTGAACTTGACTATAGTAAATTTGAAAGAGTATATTCTTCAAATGTCGTGACTGTTAATTTTACTTCTGATGTTAAGTGTACTTGTATAAAGTATGATAATAAAGACGTTTGGCAATATAACTATGATGAAcataaagataaatttcCAACATCTCTCGTTCTTAAcaaaaagaaaaaattcTTCATTGTGGAGTCTGGTTATGAATATAGGTATGTGTATTCGCTgcaaaataatatttggaaATTGTTACCTTATGGTTACAAGTTATCTGAATCTACCAAAATGAGACCAGCTGATCctacaaaaataaaattattcacCATGGACAATAACACGACTGTTCAACTTAACGagttaaaatatcaaaaagAAGAATCCAATGATCTTTTccttatcaaatttaaccCTGATGCTAATTGTAAAAGTATAAAGTATGATAATACAACCGTTTGGAGTTATGACGTTGAAGAGCATAAAGATAGACACCCAACAACTCTTGTTCTTAACAAAAAGAAGTATTATATTACAGTTCAATCTGGTTATGATTATAGGTACTCATATTTGTTTTACAATAGAAAATGGAATTTGTTACCAGTAAGCTATAACCACATACGAAGTTTTGACCAAGTTGATCCCTCTAAGTTGAAAATTTTCCATTTAAACCAAAACAACATAGTAGAAGAAATTACTTCCTTTCCTACCAATGAACAAGGTGAATCCAGTAAAAGTCCTAGTAGCAATGATGATAAGGGTGATACCAGTGAAAAGAGTGATACTAATGAACAAGGTGAGTCTGGTGATAAGATTGCTACCAGTGAACAAGATGAATCCAGTGCTAGTGCTGATAGCACTGAACAAAGTAGTTCCAGCAATGGTGTAAGTAGTGATGATTCAGTTTCTATTTATAACATTCCCGAAAATATGAAATGCGttttagttaaatatgATGATATTGAAGTCTGGAGGTATAGTGATATAGAACATCAAGATAAGTATCCCACAAGAGTACttttgtataaaaataatgcAACCCTTATTGTTGAGTCTTCATCTAATTATGAGTATGTATACACATACGAAGATAAAATATGGAAACTAACCCCCTTCGGTGCAAGATTAAAGGTTATTGAATCTAATTATGACCTAGATAaactaaaattacattCTGTTGACACTGATAATCAACAATTTGTCCTAGAAAATATCAACCATTATAATCTTCAACAATCCGGAAAGTTAGCCAGGTATACAATGAACCAAGGAGTTAAGTGTACAGAAGTTCTATATGATGATAAAACTGTATGGAAATATAACGAAGATGAGCATGGAGGGTATTTCCCAACAAATGTTACAATGAACTTAAATACTGGTTTTATCACAGTTGAATCCAAGGGTCTTTATGAATCATACTTTTCATACTATGATAATAAGTGGAATTTAGTATATGGTTACAAAGCGTCTTTTAGAATCAAATTTAAGGAATCAGCTAAGTTAAAGTTCTACATAACTAATGATGACGGGTTATCAGAACCTACCACTCATTTTGATAAGGAAGTTACTGGACCAGTAATCACCTATAATATGTTCTACGGAACGAAATGTACCCATGTTAAGTATGACGAAGTATCCGTATGGACTTATGATTCAGATAAGCATGGAGATCATTATCCAACATCagtatttttcaatattagCAAAATGTTGATTACGGTTCAATCCTCTGATCAATATGCccaatttttaacattGATTAATGAGGAATGGAAACCATTCAGTGGTTACAGATCACAAGCTAGTGGACCATCAGAAATCAAGATTTACAAAAAGGGTCGTTCTGGTGACCAGGTATTCGTTCACTCATCAAGGTATACAGTAAAATTCGACGAAAATACAAATGAGTATGTTTATAACTTAGAAAAGGCTAACTGCAATGAAATAAGACATAACGGTAATCCCGTATTCAAACTTGATCAAAATGAAAGGTACCCTAAGGAAGTTTTATGCAGCAGTGATgttaaaaaaattactGTAAAATTGAAAGAAAGCTATCATGTATGTACAATGGACAGTAATGGATGGAAAACTATGATTCATAAAACTGATGGTACGGATCCAAAAGCTGGTCCCGAATATCCATTTGTTACTAGTTCAAAACCAGCAGTTCCTACCTCCGAAGCCGCTACGGAAACGCAATCTCCAGAATCCGATACCTCACAATCAGCTTCATCAGCTTCAGGTACTACATCTGAAGATTTTGATTTGTCACAAGCTCTAGATCCATCACAAAAAGGGTCTCAAGTTTCAACAACTCCTAAATCGCAATCAGCTTCATCAGAATCAGGTACTACCTCTGAAGAGTTTGATTTGTCACAAGCTCTAGATTCTTCACAAACTAGTTCTCAAGTTTCAACAACACCTCCAACTGAATCGCAACCACCATCTAGTCCAACATCTAGTTCAACTGCTGGTTTGGATAGTGATCCTACATCTGGAACATTCATggaataatgaaaattttatactagAATACTAGTTCATTGAATAACCAAATATATCCAAAATCTTATATTCTTGAGTTATGTTAACTCAATCATTGTAATCTAAATAATCATcttaagaaaatttattatccTAATTTGTTCGGAATTTTATTTCCAGCCACTGTTTCAAGTTTAAGCttgattaatattatccaatctttatattataGATAATTGGCTAATGTCCATCTTTAATTAGTttttctattaaattttagtgTTTAAGTGGTCTGGTCCCTCAATGAATTATTAGGAATGATGAgttatttgatttaatcTATCAAActctttaaaattaattataataattactttagcattaaattttaaatcattgattttaatatttcaaatagttattttgtcagctaataataaaaatatttagatgAATTCCTAATTGTTGGaaaattgtatttattGGTGATAAAATTGGTTTAAAATAGCAAAGTGAGCATAGTTCAATAAGACAATTTGTAAATACTATATGATGATTAAACAGGCGATTTATAACGGAATGcagaaaattaaattaataaaaataattttaattacaaGGTATGCAAAATAAGGAGAGTGAATTTaccaaataattaaaagtTTTCATGATTTGAGTTAATGGTTAGTTTGAAAGAATTATTTGAGGGATTCTGCATAGTTTAAGATAAAATCTGAATTATATTCAGAAATATAACTTAgtataaaatgttttagagttaaataatttataaattgtagaaataaagttattaaTTGGAAATGTACTCATTAATTATCCCCACCTGGGCTAAGACATTGATCGATCGAGGATTCGACTTCAATAACTAATCCTGAACTCTTTCCTACCAATGGATTGCTATTATTACTCATGGGTATGACTATTGTCTGCTTTCAGGATGAATGAGGATAGGTTACATATTTAGGTATCTCTTTATTTACTTACTTTTAAATGACGGGGAAAAGTTTGTGATTTCCAGTGATCAAGAAACTTCTCTTAAAGGTTCATCACAATCTAACGGATCATTTAGTGCAGATTCTTCTGGCTCAGTTGCTATTCCATCTGAGGTCGGATTATTCACCACTGATGGTTCTGGTAATTATGTAAAACTTGAACAATCTAAGGTTAAGGTTGTTCAGGATGGTGCTGAATATTCATTTGAATTTGAGAGTGGTGTCCAATTGACTAAGGTCGAGCATAATTCCTCGAAAGTTTGGGAAcatgaagaaaataagCCTTATCCGAAATCTGTAGCATATAAGAGTGACGAAAAACTATTTGCAATTATTTCCGATACCGAAATTGTTAATTgcaaatttgaaaataatcAGTGGAAATTTCAGATAGACGTCCTAGGTCAATCGTCACCCAAAACTTCTGTGACCAATGTAGAATTAAACCTGTCAGCTAGTGCTGGTACCAATCAGTTTGAATACAATAGGACTGGTGATACTGCAGAGTTTAAAGCTAAGGCTGGTCACGAATTTACAGCAGTAATAGGAACATCTGGTACGGATGGGGTTTCAGGAAGAGTTATTTGGAAACCCATGAACCCCAACGAGAATGCCACAAGGGTAGTTCTCGATGGAGTTGAcaataatgataaaaaattaacgATTCACAAGAAGAATAATGAGAAAGTAGAGTTTACTAAATCAAGcactaataaaaattggGAAGAAGTAGTTACTAAGGTAGAACTTGAACTTAGTAAAACTACTTCTACAAATGAGTTTGATTATGATAAGAAAAATGAACTCACTTCATTTATTGCAAAGGATGGCTATGGATTCACTAAGGTTCTAAAAGCCAAAGCCACAGATTTTAGTAGAGAAGAACAGGTTTGGGAAGCTGATACAAGTTCTAATAACTTCGCCAAACTTGTCAGACTAAAGTTGAACGACAATCACATAGTCTTGATACTAAATAATGCTGAATTTATTCTATTTCACAAAGTTGCTGAGGATCAAGATTGGAAAGATATAACCAATGATAGACACAAACTATCGGAGCTTAAGTTCTTCACATTTGATCAGTCGAAATCGCTCAAAGAACTAGATTCGACTTATTACAAAGTAGAGTTAAATGGGTTTTCATACGGTTACACATTCAAGGATGACTTTGAGTTACAGCAAAttaaatatcaaaataaaCTCGTTTATAACTACCATAGTGATGAAGATTTTGGTTTATTGAAGGGACTTTATCTTGGTTTGtcatcaaataaatttttcattaCTAACTATGATGATGAAAGCAAAGAGTTGGATGTATCTAAGGAAGTTGTAATTAAAAGGGAAGCACCACCAGCTGAACCTGCAAAACCTGCTGAACCGAAACCGAAACCGAAACCTGAACCTGCTAAGGAACCAGCAGCTGTACCTGAGCCTGAAAATACAATCGAACCAGTTTCAGTAACTATTCCTACACTCTCACCTGTAGaacttaaaattaataagaGTAGCGCTGAAAATGAGTTTGATTATGATGACATTGGTGTGTACAAAACGTTCAGTTGTAGGCAAGGTTTTGGATTCAACAAAATAGTAAATCCAAAAACATTCGGTGCCGATGAAGTTATATGGCAATCTTCTGGAAATGACTATGCAACCAAGGTTAGATTTAAGGAAACCTCTGGTACTAATGAAAAACAAGTTCTCCTATTTCTTGCCAGCATGAAATATGCGTTTCTTCACTCTGATAAAGGTAAACCATTTCAGAACGTAACTAGTGATAGGCATAAATTCTATAACCTAAAGGTTTATACTCTCCAAAATGATGTTGAAAAAATTGCAAAACCAGATCAATATACTATATCTTTATATCATATGTCAATTGGATGtacaattaaaaatgaatatccctgtagtaaaattatctaCGAAGATAAAGTAGTTTATAAAAAAGATGATTATCAAGATTTGGGACAAATAAAGGGTGTTTATCTAGATCTCATTAGAAATAGCATGTATGTAATTGGTATTAATGATCAAACCAAAGTATTGGAAGCCATGAAAACCGCAAAAGAATTTACACTCAATATAAGAAAGGATGAAAGTACTGATGAATTCGATTTCATTCAAGATTATCAGAAAAATGTTAGAATATTCACAGCTAGAGGTAACGCCGTTTTTACTAAGGTTATCAGGGGTGCTAGGCTTGGTTCTGATGAACTTATTTGGCAATCCAAAGACATCAAAGTATATGGTACCAAAGTTGTCACTGATGGTCTTAGTGATTTTAAAAGGGCCAAAAATGTAACAATACATCTATCTAATGGTGATGTCAAACATCTAAATTATTCAGATGGAAATTGGATTCAGGTTTCTAATAAGATATCACTTGATATTACCAAGACTGAGAGTTCCATTCAGTTTGACTTTTATactaaaaatgaatttacaaCATTTACTGTCAAAGatgtttatttattcaataaagTGATAGAGTCAAAAACCATTGGTACAGAGACAGTTATTTGGGAAACCACAAATACTAGTGAATATTCCAAAAAGGTAACATTGATGGTTACAGGTGATGAGAAATACATGGGATTACTACGAACAGACGATGATGTAATATTGTTACATAAACCACCTAACAGTGATACATGGGACAATATAACCTCAAAAGTAACAAAAATATCCGAACTTAAGATGTCATATTATGATCCTTCAGGCTCATACTTCATGTTAAAAcctgaaaaatataaagtggcatttaataatttactttaTGGTTATGAGTTCAATTCTGGAGTTGATTGTCATCTTGTTAAGTTTGGTGATAAACACTTATGGAGTCATAGTGATGACgacaaatttaaaaatataaaagcAGTTTATGTCTACCTTCGTAAcaacaattttattgttGTCAGTCCGTCAGGTGAGAGAAAGGAAATAAGCTTAAGGAGTTTATCTTCAGACAAAGAACAACAAGAAGATCAGGAAGAAGACGATGGTGATAAAGAAACGAAATCAGAGGGAGAGGATAAAACGAAAGATGATAAAGAGCAAGAGGGTCAGGATGAGAATCAGGATCAGGATGGATCTTCAGGATCAACCCCTGCAACTTTAGTAGAACTTGACATTACGAAGACTGAAAC from Theileria annulata chromosome 1, complete sequence, *** SEQUENCING IN PROGRESS *** harbors:
- a CDS encoding SfiI-subtelomeric fragment related protein family member, putative; the protein is MRIGYIFRYLFIYLLLNDGEKFVISSDQETSLKGSSQSNGSFSADSSGSVAIPSEVGLFTTDGSGNYVNLEQSKVKVVQDGVEYSFEFDSDVQLTKVEHNSSKVWEHKENKPYPKSVAYKSDETLFAIISDTEIVNCKFENNQWKFQIDVLSQSSPKTSVTNVELNLSASAGTNQFEYNRTGDTAEFKAKAGHEFTAVIGTSGTDGVSGRVIWKPMNPNENATRVVLGGVDKNDKKLTIHKKNNEKVEFTKSSTNHNWEEVVTKVELELSITSSTNEFDYDKKNELTSFIAKDGYGFTKVLKAKATDFSREEQVWEADTSSNNFAKLVRLKLNDNHIVLILNNAEFILFHKVAEDQDWKDITNDRHKLSELKFFTFDQSKSLKELDSTYYKVELNGFSYGYTFKDDFELQQIKYQNKLVYNYHSDEDFGLLKGLYLGLSSNKFFITNYDDESKELDVSKEVVIKREAPPAEPAKPAEPKPKPKPEPAKEPAAVPEPENTIEPVSVTIPTLSPVELKINKSSAENEFDYDDIGVYKTFSCRQGFGFNKIVNPKTFGADEVIWQSSGNDYATKVRFKETSGTKEKQILLFLASMKYVFLHSDKGKPFQNVTSDRHKFYNLKVYTLQNDVEKIAKPDQYTISLYHMSIGCTIKNEYPCSKIIYEDKVVYKKDDYQDLGQIKGVYLDLIRNSMYVIGINDQTKVLEAMKTAKEFTLNIRKDESTDEFDFIQDYQKNVRIFTARGNAVFTKVIRGVRIGSDELIWESKDIKVYGTKVVTDGLSDFKRAKNVTIHLSNGDVKHLNYSDGKWIQASNKISLDITKTESSIEFDFYTKDEFTTFTAKDVYLFNKVIESKTIGTETVIWETTNTSEYSKKVTLMVTGDEKYMGLLRTDDDVILLHKPPNSDTWDNITSKVTKISELKMSYYDPSGSYFMLKPEKYKVAFNNLLYGYEFNSGVDCHLVKFGDKLLWSHSDDKFKNIKGVYVYLRNNNFFVVGPSGEKKEITLRSLSSGKDEEDEDDGDKETKLKEDDQTKEDDKSKEDQDQDESSESSTSVTLVELDITKTETTNEYDYEEKDDNHVFKAKTGFKFSKVKKGTHELKDLSSPHSIKITANYNQAGKILLYVYRTNKDFEFSLVNDPDPSSSQASVPSESGTLLAGQSKIVSDQFKLLTEDDSGTSQEFDKQKLTTEQQLESHLINYKFPHNAKCSEVTYKNATVWKHDESIHGKNYLTNVFLNTNTSFLMVESQGRYQYYFTLLNDEWKCISGYRSHALKPLSLDSLKIFTLNQFGLISADDDTQFTKKVDGSVITFKFKTGAKCVSVKYRGDELWSHNNKDHEEHYPDTIIVNTNQEFLTLESTNVYRYVFSHYDGKFTCIFAYKSSLSQPIEKGKLKLSKVGKLGLMEPIVSSDYEVKESDTEYKFKFNDVICKKIMYGEEVVWKHTDDANFSTIRKFRLGLVTNNFCVTNSNDETKQLDIKVTLNLNALQKSETTDKFVHTDENGVVTYRPKSGCILTKVTEGPKDVWTASGTECATQVRIRSDDQKKYLAILLGDGNFKFFQKESDNWSEISDDNLLKDHTPNFPAAKSQTQTSSTKPVAKPAVTSATKVTLDISKTQSTNEFDFTDQNGVVTYTPKDDHLFSKVSQGTTDIWESKNNVYGTLLMIKSENNVKYLSMLMTNKMFKLFKLENNEWQDITSDRLDITKLKFLGEGDTELSKTDYTVSIVENSYEFKFTSDPKCTCIKYNDTEVWKHSSQHGDKFPTSVSFNNLNRNYLVVESSRSYRKIFQFENNEFKSLGANQKLNHDHNSTGVFDPSKLKFMTTDQDTSKLVELTLSQYTVQQPTLITYKFNDSVKCAEVRYDDLLVWKYLSTDHEEEFPTAVVLNRAKNYIFVESSHYYRYVYSYYNRRWKELPFGFKTLNIFFDKFKMLTKAPTDSNKLVELDYSKFERVYSSNVVTVNFTSDVKCTCIKYDNKDVWQYNYDEHKDKFPTSLVLNKKKKFFIVESGYEYRYVYSLQNNIWKLLPYGYKLSESTKMRPADPTKIKLFTMDNNTTVQLNELKYQKEESNDLFLIKFNPDANCKSIKYDNTTVWSYDVEEHKDRHPTTLVLNKKKYYITVQSGYDYRYSYLFYNRKWNLLPVSYNHIRSFDQVDPSKLKIFHLNQNNIVEEITSFPTNEQGESSKSPSSNDDKGDTSEKSDTNEQGESGDKIATSEQDESSASADSTEQSSSSNGVSSDDSVSIYNIPENMKCVLVKYDDIEVWRYSDIEHQDKYPTRVLLYKNNATLIVESSSNYEYVYTYEDKIWKLTPFGARLKVIESNYDLDKLKLHSVDTDNQQFVLENINHYNLQQSGKLARYTMNQGVKCTEVLYDDKTVWKYNEDEHGGYFPTNVTMNLNTGFITVESKGLYESYFSYYDNKWNLVYGYKASFRIKFKESAKLKFYITNDDGLSEPTTHFDKEVTGPVITYNMFYGTKCTHVKYDEVSVWTYDSDKHGDHYPTSVFFNISKMLITVQSSDQYAQFLTLINEEWKPFSGYRSQASGPSEIKIYKKGRSGDQVFVHSSRYTVKFDENTNEYVYNLEKANCNEIRHNGNPVFKLDQNERYPKEVLCSSDVKKITVKLKESYHVCTMDSNGWKTMIHKTDGTDPKAGPEYPFVTSSKPAVPTSEAATETQSPESDTSQSASSASGTTSEDFDLSQALDPSQKGSQVSTTPKSQSASSESGTTSEEFDLSQALDSSQTSSQVSTTPPTESQPPSSPTSSSTAGLDSDPTSGTFME